In Spirochaetota bacterium, one genomic interval encodes:
- a CDS encoding 4Fe-4S binding protein, whose protein sequence is MAYKITEECTMCGTCAAECPSQAISEGKDRYVIDQDACTECGTCVDVCPAEAIVEV, encoded by the coding sequence ATGGCTTATAAAATTACTGAAGAATGTACAATGTGTGGAACCTGTGCCGCTGAATGCCCATCTCAGGCAATTTCTGAAGGCAAAGATAGATATGTTATAGACCAGGATGCTTGTACAGAATGTGGTACATGTGTTGATGTCTGTCCCGCTGAAGCAATAGTTGAAGTATAA
- a CDS encoding PKD domain-containing protein → MKRTYIVTGIIIFCIAVFLLILSVHNTNQQDDISSKTQSLLNVFQFMSAPEPQEEVPPVDPEKVETYEIEQANFIKEIILEKNPVCAGEDFKVTVIAKNPFGPDAHLVYRISNKLGNPAILRFTKAGLREFYVTVRDEGKHIDMRKVQINVVDCADKPIVTLSARLHNLEPESAIFEVISQKGLSGKCTYDWDFGDGTYATTQTGYITHSYASRDQKGLQSSFIAQVKVTDANGISAIGRGSISFPNVHYLSNLMGNPVIPVLYNKFPAIDNAYITVEINIKNIFDEPVAFNTAVLECRPCNTTLSPDYKNINPDQILESTYIAPKSSVKQLLKVPKSLLPRSTCNLNITLSGPYPDKREVYAKIFLNIPPQSKDDIDTSRDKIITDDEMIQKLNKAAQILGKDKPITPQDIQKLEREGKL, encoded by the coding sequence ATGAAACGCACTTACATTGTAACTGGAATCATTATTTTTTGTATAGCAGTATTTTTATTAATTCTATCTGTTCATAACACCAATCAACAGGATGATATTTCTTCAAAAACACAATCTCTGCTTAATGTGTTCCAATTTATGTCTGCACCTGAACCACAAGAAGAAGTTCCTCCCGTTGACCCTGAAAAGGTTGAAACATATGAAATTGAACAGGCAAATTTTATTAAAGAGATAATACTGGAAAAAAATCCTGTATGCGCAGGTGAAGATTTTAAAGTTACTGTTATTGCCAAAAATCCTTTTGGACCTGATGCACATTTAGTGTATCGCATTAGCAACAAACTGGGCAATCCTGCAATTTTACGGTTTACCAAGGCAGGTTTACGCGAATTCTATGTAACAGTACGTGATGAAGGCAAACATATTGATATGCGTAAAGTCCAGATAAACGTTGTGGATTGTGCCGATAAACCAATAGTTACATTGAGTGCGCGGTTACATAATCTTGAACCTGAATCAGCAATATTTGAAGTCATCTCACAGAAAGGGCTGTCCGGTAAATGTACCTATGATTGGGATTTTGGCGATGGTACATACGCAACAACACAAACGGGATATATTACTCATAGTTACGCCTCACGTGATCAGAAAGGATTACAGTCAAGCTTTATAGCACAGGTCAAGGTAACTGATGCTAACGGAATATCTGCTATTGGCAGAGGCAGTATTTCATTCCCTAATGTCCATTATCTATCCAATCTTATGGGAAATCCAGTAATTCCAGTTCTTTATAATAAATTTCCAGCCATTGATAATGCTTACATCACTGTTGAAATTAATATAAAAAATATTTTTGATGAACCAGTTGCGTTCAATACTGCTGTCCTTGAATGCAGGCCATGCAATACTACACTTTCACCTGATTATAAAAATATTAATCCCGACCAAATTTTAGAATCAACATATATAGCTCCAAAATCGTCCGTGAAACAATTGCTGAAAGTGCCAAAATCATTATTACCCAGGTCTACATGCAATCTCAATATTACATTATCAGGGCCATATCCTGATAAACGTGAAGTATATGCAAAGATTTTTCTCAATATACCTCCACAGTCAAAAGATGATATTGACACATCACGGGATAAAATAATTACTGACGATGAAATGATACAAAAGCTTAATAAAGCGGCTCAAATACTGGGAAAAGACAAGCCTATAACACCACAGGATATACAAAAATTAGAGCGTGAAGGTAAATTATAA
- a CDS encoding class I SAM-dependent methyltransferase, translating into MPSFKIIEQAIQKRKHLFKSNQTNAFRLFNSAGDNCEGLIIDYYNGFVLLQLYDSSLYQDYLKLCNDCKKILNSIHIPVNGILLKDRTKVNDPQQIINLRTSILVDGNLPPDNFAIKQNNIAAYVDLIHGQNTGVFLDMRKVRETMVNYYQNGGRLCNLFCYTGLFSVHSLKNGLQYAVNVDISQTVLNRAKQNYVLNDIQFDLRDFIKLDCRQYLKKQVKQKVHFDFVIFDPPTFSRNKKQNFSVKAHYRDYLSFIDTIAQGGYALTTINAVSLSVQDYRSLHPHHWKLEFLEHEPEDFPFKNQPYLKAGLWKIP; encoded by the coding sequence ATGCCATCTTTTAAAATCATAGAACAGGCTATACAAAAGCGAAAACATCTTTTTAAAAGCAATCAAACCAATGCTTTCAGGCTATTCAATAGTGCTGGCGATAATTGTGAAGGCCTTATTATTGATTATTATAATGGTTTTGTGTTGTTACAATTGTACGATAGTTCATTGTATCAAGACTATCTCAAATTATGTAATGATTGTAAAAAAATCCTTAATTCAATACATATTCCTGTTAATGGGATATTGCTTAAAGATAGAACCAAAGTTAATGACCCCCAGCAAATTATAAACTTGCGCACAAGCATTCTTGTGGATGGGAACCTGCCGCCAGATAATTTTGCAATTAAACAAAATAATATCGCAGCATATGTGGATCTTATTCATGGACAGAATACGGGTGTTTTTCTTGATATGCGAAAGGTGCGTGAAACAATGGTCAATTATTATCAAAATGGTGGGAGATTATGTAACCTTTTTTGCTATACAGGGTTGTTTTCAGTTCATTCGCTAAAAAATGGCTTACAGTATGCGGTTAATGTAGATATCTCACAAACGGTTTTGAATAGAGCAAAACAGAATTATGTATTAAATGATATTCAGTTTGACTTAAGAGATTTTATTAAATTAGACTGCAGACAGTATTTAAAAAAACAGGTAAAGCAAAAAGTGCATTTTGATTTTGTTATATTTGACCCCCCAACGTTTTCAAGAAATAAAAAGCAAAATTTCAGTGTTAAAGCACATTATAGGGACTATCTATCATTCATTGATACTATTGCACAAGGCGGGTATGCCCTAACAACAATCAATGCCGTTTCCCTGAGTGTACAAGACTACCGGTCATTACATCCACACCATTGGAAATTAGAGTTTTTAGAACATGAACCAGAAGATTTTCCCTTCAAAAACCAGCCATACCTTAAAGCTGGTTTATGGAAAATACCATAA
- a CDS encoding VOC family protein: MIVIENVDHIGVTVSDLDRAIEFYSDLFDFEVVERASNASEAYIKVGDILIKLAEVKDYKAPENSKSHICFYIDEEDFDDALDELEEKNIPIVFGPENIRKGRLVVFTDPDGNKIELRYPRLSL; this comes from the coding sequence ATGATAGTAATAGAGAATGTTGACCACATAGGTGTAACTGTTTCTGATCTGGATAGGGCTATTGAATTTTATAGTGATTTGTTTGATTTTGAAGTGGTTGAAAGGGCAAGCAATGCAAGTGAAGCGTATATAAAAGTTGGTGATATTTTAATTAAGCTTGCAGAAGTAAAAGACTACAAAGCTCCCGAGAACTCAAAAAGCCATATATGCTTTTATATTGATGAAGAAGATTTTGATGATGCGCTTGATGAATTAGAGGAAAAAAATATTCCCATAGTTTTTGGACCTGAAAATATTCGTAAAGGTCGTCTGGTTGTTTTTACTGATCCGGATGGCAACAAGATAGAATTGCGGTATCCACGGCTTTCATTGTAA
- the eda gene encoding bifunctional 4-hydroxy-2-oxoglutarate aldolase/2-dehydro-3-deoxy-phosphogluconate aldolase: protein MQFNLTVPVIPIGIFSDSSKIVTIAKILHQHGINCIEVTLRTPQAIECITALKKSFPQMVIGAGSVLNQDDFKAAIDAGAAFIVSPSISDSLIELSHRFTDIQYIPGFTTPTELSHALQLGCTMLKFFPAEYAGGVKYLKAITEPFVKYSFSIIPTGGIMPSGIKQYLSIPNVIACGMSYIVDSALIDASDFHALENRIKETLDSITR from the coding sequence ATGCAGTTTAACCTTACAGTTCCAGTCATTCCAATTGGTATTTTTAGCGATAGTTCCAAAATAGTAACTATTGCCAAAATATTACATCAACATGGCATAAACTGTATTGAGGTTACACTGCGCACACCACAGGCAATTGAATGCATCACTGCACTTAAAAAATCATTCCCGCAGATGGTGATAGGAGCAGGAAGCGTGTTAAACCAGGATGACTTTAAGGCCGCAATTGATGCTGGGGCTGCATTTATAGTATCGCCTTCCATCAGTGACTCGTTGATAGAACTATCGCACAGGTTTACGGATATACAATACATACCTGGTTTTACTACGCCCACTGAGCTTTCACATGCTTTACAGTTGGGTTGTACCATGCTGAAATTTTTCCCAGCAGAATATGCTGGTGGCGTTAAGTATCTTAAAGCAATTACAGAGCCGTTTGTAAAGTATTCCTTTTCCATTATACCAACAGGCGGTATTATGCCTTCCGGCATTAAACAGTATTTATCAATTCCTAATGTTATTGCCTGCGGTATGTCGTATATTGTTGATAGTGCATTGATTGACGCTAGCGATTTTCATGCTCTTGAAAATCGTATTAAAGAAACCTTAGATAGTATTACACGGTAA
- a CDS encoding rod shape-determining protein has product MIFDSVYSLFSNDMGIDLGTANTLVHVKGQGIVLSEPSVVAVQTSTGKVLAVGHEAKRMLGRTPGDIVAIRPMKDGVIADFETVEKMIRYFIQKVHKRTTLVRPRVVIGVPSGITEVEKRAVRESAEQAGAREIYLIEEALAAAIGANIPIHEPAGHMIVDIGGGTTEIAVISLGGMVIADSVRIAGDEFDEAIIKYMRTQYNLVIGERMAEDVKFRLGNAFPEKKIETMELKGRDAISGLPRTLEIDSTEIRKALKEPVDQILDAIKHTLERTPPELAADIVERGIVLSGGGSLLKGLDKYISKETGVPVIRAENPLTCVVMGAGKFLEEIKNLYRSNLK; this is encoded by the coding sequence ATGATCTTCGATTCAGTTTATAGTTTATTTTCAAATGATATGGGGATAGATTTAGGAACTGCAAATACTCTGGTTCACGTAAAGGGGCAGGGAATTGTTTTGAGTGAACCTTCTGTTGTTGCTGTTCAGACCAGTACCGGTAAGGTTTTAGCAGTTGGACATGAAGCAAAAAGGATGCTTGGAAGAACTCCTGGTGATATAGTTGCAATACGCCCAATGAAAGACGGTGTTATTGCTGATTTTGAAACTGTAGAAAAAATGATACGATATTTCATACAGAAAGTACATAAACGTACTACTCTGGTTCGCCCAAGGGTTGTTATAGGTGTGCCATCAGGCATTACCGAAGTTGAAAAACGTGCTGTCAGGGAGTCTGCTGAACAGGCTGGTGCCAGGGAAATATATCTCATTGAAGAAGCACTGGCGGCAGCAATAGGTGCCAACATCCCAATTCATGAACCAGCTGGTCACATGATTGTTGATATTGGCGGCGGCACAACTGAAATTGCTGTTATATCATTGGGTGGGATGGTTATCGCTGATTCAGTAAGGATTGCTGGTGATGAATTTGATGAAGCAATTATAAAATATATGCGAACTCAGTACAACCTGGTTATTGGCGAACGGATGGCGGAGGATGTGAAATTTAGACTTGGCAATGCTTTCCCTGAAAAGAAGATTGAAACCATGGAATTAAAAGGTCGTGATGCTATCTCGGGTTTGCCACGCACATTGGAGATAGATTCTACTGAAATACGAAAAGCATTAAAAGAGCCTGTAGACCAGATTTTAGATGCTATCAAGCATACCCTGGAACGCACTCCTCCTGAACTTGCAGCTGATATAGTAGAGCGTGGAATTGTACTTTCAGGTGGTGGATCATTGCTTAAAGGTCTAGATAAGTATATCAGCAAAGAAACAGGTGTCCCGGTTATAAGAGCTGAAAATCCTTTAACCTGTGTGGTCATGGGGGCAGGCAAATTCTTAGAGGAAATTAAAAATCTTTACCGCTCTAACCTGAAGTAG
- a CDS encoding tetratricopeptide repeat protein, with translation MYYRYKSKQRKKITTKWVVNILLIIAAVYVVHQYHQYIFFWKYTINKLQEKIEIASKQPDITIRQQQLKDLCNAAYKYAESNPLSSDAYYLLGESYCNYAYSLLNKPIYSLYDESVLQNFSANIRQYFLLSVKAINKGIALGGRSSIDDNTRVVQAASLYLSGYYPINEIYTIIQKVSNIQKLSLHNIRMYSLIAIKSGHYEEGIELVKSKGISDNIEGRMFLAASYLYANQQSNAIIQYRNILQNSRDNTIIKEVHIELGKIFYRKGVYDQSLEHLNAALQIDAHDVQCKLWLGKVYSAVGNVSQAKALWSEVLLLDSENAEAKRLLGIM, from the coding sequence ATGTACTATCGCTATAAATCAAAACAGAGAAAAAAAATTACAACAAAATGGGTTGTGAATATACTATTGATAATTGCTGCTGTTTATGTTGTGCACCAGTATCATCAATATATTTTCTTCTGGAAGTATACAATAAATAAATTACAGGAAAAAATTGAGATAGCTTCAAAGCAGCCAGATATTACCATTCGCCAGCAGCAGTTAAAAGATCTCTGCAATGCAGCATATAAATACGCTGAAAGCAATCCGTTGAGTTCAGATGCATATTATTTACTGGGAGAATCATATTGTAATTATGCATATAGCCTTTTAAATAAACCAATTTATTCGTTATATGATGAATCAGTATTACAGAATTTTTCTGCTAATATACGCCAGTATTTTCTTTTATCTGTAAAAGCCATTAATAAAGGGATAGCTCTGGGAGGCAGGTCTTCAATTGATGACAATACAAGGGTTGTTCAGGCTGCATCTTTGTATTTAAGTGGGTATTATCCAATTAATGAAATATATACTATTATTCAAAAAGTTTCAAATATACAAAAATTATCCTTACATAATATCAGAATGTATTCCCTTATAGCCATAAAAAGTGGGCATTATGAAGAAGGGATTGAGCTTGTAAAATCCAAGGGCATTTCAGATAATATTGAAGGAAGAATGTTTTTAGCCGCATCATATCTTTATGCCAATCAGCAGAGTAATGCTATAATCCAGTATAGAAATATACTCCAAAATTCCAGGGATAATACTATTATTAAAGAAGTTCATATTGAATTGGGAAAGATATTTTATAGAAAAGGTGTATATGATCAATCTCTTGAACACCTGAATGCTGCTCTCCAGATTGATGCTCATGATGTTCAGTGTAAACTTTGGTTAGGGAAAGTATATTCAGCTGTTGGGAATGTATCTCAGGCAAAGGCGTTATGGAGTGAGGTTCTTTTGCTTGATTCAGAAAATGCCGAAGCAAAGCGATTACTGGGGATAATGTAA
- the glmS gene encoding glutamine--fructose-6-phosphate transaminase (isomerizing), protein MCGIVGYIGNKNVAEVLINGLRRLEYRGYDSVGIAALNNKLIVQKQKGKVSELNDILNYDEFKNFNVGIGHTRWATHGEPNDVNAHPHTDCNGEIALVHNGIIENYAAIKKILIQHDHTIKSETDTEVLVHLIEYYHQTMPLVDAVQKTLTKVEGTYGIVVISKKEPDKIVAARNGSPLIIGVGDGEMIVASDASAIVEHTRNVIYVSDGEIIEITKNGVKTFDLKKQAVEKHTDKIDWDIADIEKQGFAHFMLKEIFEQPETIQNAFRGRILLDEGKTRLDGLRLTEDELNAIRRIIFIACGTSWHAGLIGEYLIEEYARIPVEVEYASEFRYRSPILDKGDLVIVISQSGETADTLAALREAKARGVKVLGITNVVGSTIARESDGGVYIHAGPEIGVASTKAFTSQITVLILLTFYLARRKYMTADAGREFLQELINAPQHVKQILDKNDEIKKIAQLYKDHRNFLYLGRGIQFPVALEGALKLKEISYIHAEGYPAAEMKHGPIALIDENMPVVFIAIKDEVYQKVISNMQEVKARKGKIIAIATEGDEDIEKYADHVLYVPGTRKIVSPLLTVIPLQLLAYHIAVLRGCNVDQPRNLAKSVTVE, encoded by the coding sequence ATGTGTGGCATTGTTGGTTATATTGGCAATAAAAACGTAGCAGAAGTTCTTATTAATGGATTGCGCCGCCTTGAATACAGGGGTTATGACTCTGTGGGTATTGCCGCACTCAATAATAAACTAATTGTACAAAAACAAAAAGGTAAAGTTTCTGAGCTCAATGACATTTTAAATTATGACGAATTTAAAAATTTTAACGTTGGGATTGGGCATACAAGGTGGGCCACACATGGTGAGCCAAATGATGTCAATGCACATCCTCATACTGATTGTAATGGTGAGATAGCTCTGGTGCACAATGGCATTATAGAAAATTATGCAGCCATCAAAAAAATTCTTATACAGCATGATCATACAATCAAAAGTGAAACAGATACAGAAGTTCTTGTACATCTTATTGAATATTATCACCAGACAATGCCACTGGTAGATGCAGTTCAGAAGACATTAACCAAAGTTGAGGGGACGTATGGCATTGTCGTGATTTCAAAAAAAGAACCGGATAAAATAGTTGCTGCACGTAATGGCAGCCCATTAATCATTGGTGTGGGTGATGGTGAAATGATAGTGGCATCTGATGCCAGTGCCATAGTGGAACATACCCGTAATGTCATATATGTATCTGATGGCGAAATAATTGAAATTACTAAGAATGGGGTTAAAACCTTTGATTTAAAGAAGCAAGCAGTTGAAAAGCATACTGACAAAATTGACTGGGATATTGCTGATATTGAAAAACAGGGTTTTGCCCACTTTATGCTTAAAGAAATATTTGAGCAACCTGAAACAATACAGAATGCTTTCAGAGGAAGAATTCTACTGGATGAAGGCAAAACACGGTTGGATGGTTTACGATTAACTGAAGATGAATTAAATGCAATCAGAAGAATTATCTTTATTGCATGTGGTACATCCTGGCATGCTGGATTAATAGGTGAATATCTTATTGAAGAGTATGCACGAATACCGGTTGAAGTTGAATATGCATCAGAATTCAGGTATAGAAGCCCTATACTTGATAAAGGTGATTTAGTTATTGTCATAAGCCAGTCAGGGGAAACAGCCGACACGTTAGCTGCATTGCGTGAAGCAAAGGCCCGTGGAGTTAAGGTACTTGGTATAACCAATGTTGTGGGAAGCACCATTGCACGGGAAAGTGATGGCGGTGTATATATCCATGCAGGTCCTGAGATAGGTGTTGCTTCCACCAAAGCGTTCACATCCCAGATTACCGTACTCATATTACTTACATTTTATTTAGCACGAAGAAAGTATATGACAGCTGATGCGGGAAGGGAGTTTTTGCAGGAATTGATAAATGCACCGCAACATGTTAAGCAGATTCTTGATAAGAATGATGAAATAAAAAAAATTGCACAATTATATAAAGATCACCGTAATTTTCTGTATTTAGGAAGGGGAATTCAATTTCCGGTGGCTCTTGAAGGAGCATTGAAGCTGAAAGAAATTTCGTATATCCATGCTGAGGGCTATCCTGCTGCAGAAATGAAGCATGGGCCTATCGCCCTTATTGATGAAAATATGCCGGTTGTGTTTATTGCAATAAAAGATGAGGTTTACCAAAAAGTTATAAGCAACATGCAGGAAGTCAAAGCCCGCAAAGGTAAAATCATTGCAATTGCTACCGAAGGTGATGAAGACATTGAAAAATATGCTGATCATGTATTATATGTTCCGGGAACTCGTAAGATTGTATCACCACTTTTAACAGTTATTCCTTTACAGCTTTTGGCATATCATATTGCAGTCTTACGTGGGTGCAATGTAGATCAACCAAGAAATTTAGCAAAAAGTGTTACTGTTGAATAA
- the mreC gene encoding rod shape-determining protein MreC has translation MDFFIKHKTIVLFILFSLFCFISLSLQSSGVTNVVEGAGNAVIFPFQKFYHAVQTNISLLWSGFSQLRNAQEELEKTRLRLQQYESVAEELEEIKRENEQLRNLLGLKQRLKYDTVLATIISKDPDNWFRTIIINRGSSDGIEVNMPVVAFFGDEKAIVGKIIEVRGSISRILPIISPDLKIGVVFQESRYPGLLSGYSAIGKLCVIDYVDKTATIKPGDIVITSGQGGVFPQGLLVGVAVKSFPSESGAFQRVLVKPYINFDLIENVVVIKKEPDKEILKLIQDESQL, from the coding sequence GTGGATTTTTTTATAAAGCACAAAACAATTGTATTATTTATACTATTTTCTCTATTTTGTTTTATATCACTCTCTTTACAATCGTCTGGAGTGACAAATGTTGTGGAGGGAGCTGGTAATGCTGTTATTTTCCCATTCCAGAAATTTTACCATGCTGTACAGACAAATATTTCCTTACTTTGGTCAGGTTTTTCACAATTACGAAATGCGCAGGAAGAATTAGAAAAAACAAGATTACGCTTGCAGCAGTATGAATCTGTTGCAGAAGAGCTTGAAGAAATAAAGAGAGAAAACGAGCAACTGAGGAACCTTTTAGGCCTTAAACAACGGCTAAAGTATGACACAGTTTTGGCTACAATAATATCAAAAGATCCTGATAACTGGTTCAGAACAATAATTATTAATAGAGGTAGTTCTGACGGAATAGAAGTCAATATGCCGGTAGTTGCATTTTTTGGTGATGAAAAAGCAATAGTTGGCAAAATTATTGAAGTACGAGGTTCAATATCACGCATTCTGCCAATTATTTCTCCTGATTTAAAGATAGGGGTTGTTTTTCAGGAAAGCAGATATCCCGGTCTTTTAAGTGGGTATTCGGCTATTGGTAAATTATGTGTCATTGATTATGTTGATAAAACAGCAACTATCAAGCCAGGTGATATAGTTATCACTTCGGGGCAGGGTGGTGTATTCCCTCAAGGGTTACTTGTGGGAGTTGCAGTTAAATCATTCCCATCTGAATCTGGTGCATTTCAGCGTGTTCTTGTTAAACCGTATATCAATTTTGACCTTATTGAGAATGTTGTTGTCATAAAAAAAGAGCCGGATAAAGAGATTTTAAAATTAATTCAGGATGAATCACAACTATGA